One window of the Candidatus Saccharibacteria bacterium genome contains the following:
- the der gene encoding ribosome biogenesis GTPase Der gives MKSLPKVAIVGLPNVGKSTLFNRLTHSNQAVISDTAHTTRDLNRGVAEWQNQQFEVIDTAGYTKPDGEIKIAAMEQLEKTLGEVDLVLLLVDGTVEPGQADQTLAKTVHKTGKPKVLAINKAESDKKLVSQDRFNRLGFDVEFKVSALNGQGTGDLLDYIASKIPKAKKAEKPTIQVAILGRPNVGKSSLLNALAGNKLAITSSTAGTTRDVNNFELTYHSQKIHYFDTAGLRKPGKIGRDIEYYSSLRSKKAVEQADICLALIDANEPATAQDQHILGIVKEAKKGLIVVVTKWDSVQDKDSTTMARLSRVIAKRLQFVWWAPLIFTSAHEKQNLNQLQDMILDIHKRLDFKLTTSTLNKFLAEANAKQPPVAVKTRRPKVNYITQTGTRPPIFTIFATHPKLMHWSYTRFLENRLRSGYDLNGVPITIEYKSKYKEAK, from the coding sequence ATGAAGTCGTTGCCAAAAGTTGCCATCGTGGGTCTGCCCAATGTTGGCAAATCTACACTATTTAACCGCTTAACGCACAGTAATCAAGCGGTAATCTCGGATACGGCCCATACTACGCGCGATCTAAACCGCGGCGTGGCAGAATGGCAAAATCAACAGTTTGAGGTAATCGATACCGCCGGCTACACCAAGCCCGACGGTGAAATCAAAATTGCCGCTATGGAACAACTGGAGAAAACCTTGGGCGAGGTGGATCTGGTTTTATTACTGGTAGACGGCACGGTTGAGCCGGGGCAAGCCGATCAAACCTTGGCTAAAACAGTTCATAAGACAGGTAAACCGAAGGTTTTGGCAATCAACAAGGCGGAGTCGGATAAAAAGTTAGTGAGTCAAGACAGATTTAACAGGCTTGGTTTTGATGTTGAATTCAAAGTTTCAGCCCTAAATGGGCAGGGAACGGGGGACTTGCTTGATTACATTGCTAGCAAGATACCCAAAGCTAAAAAGGCCGAAAAGCCAACTATCCAGGTAGCTATCTTGGGTCGCCCAAACGTTGGTAAAAGTAGTCTTTTGAACGCGCTAGCCGGCAATAAACTGGCTATTACTAGCAGCACAGCCGGTACCACTCGCGATGTTAATAACTTTGAGCTAACTTATCACAGTCAAAAAATTCATTATTTCGATACCGCCGGGCTTCGTAAACCTGGCAAAATTGGTCGCGACATTGAGTATTATTCAAGTTTGCGTAGCAAAAAAGCCGTTGAGCAGGCCGATATCTGTCTTGCATTGATAGATGCCAACGAACCAGCCACAGCTCAAGACCAACACATATTAGGCATCGTAAAAGAAGCCAAGAAAGGTCTGATTGTGGTTGTAACCAAGTGGGATTCTGTGCAAGACAAAGACAGCACCACCATGGCACGCCTGTCGCGCGTAATTGCTAAGCGGCTACAGTTTGTGTGGTGGGCACCACTTATTTTCACCTCGGCCCACGAAAAGCAAAATCTTAATCAGCTGCAAGATATGATATTAGACATTCACAAACGCCTCGACTTTAAGTTAACCACCTCGACTCTTAATAAATTCTTGGCTGAGGCCAACGCCAAGCAACCACCGGTAGCGGTAAAAACCAGGCGGCCCAAGGTGAACTACATTACCCAAACGGGCACTAGACCGCCAATATTTACAATTTTTGCCACCCATCCTAAGCTCATGCACTGGAGCTATACCAGGTTCTTAGAGAATCGCCTGCGCTCTGGCTATGATCTTAACGGCGTACCAATTACAATAGAGTACAAGAGTAAGTATAAGGAAGCTAAGTGA
- a CDS encoding D-alanyl-D-alanine carboxypeptidase, translated as MFVVSWLVLLLIVVQVQISPNGLIAKAQDWLTSLSSAGKLNYSQVFEAAKYQPMPERKASATDPAVAAKAALVYDVGSGKYLYQKNDNAKLPMASLTKLMTALVIMQSHKPDDVVTIPDGLPALGAADEALGFQPGEKFTVEQMLQALLIQSANDSANALAVWDAGSIEGFTAKMNQSAKAWDLENSQFNSVSGLDTPNHYASAKDLQKLSSILLNSKMFRDTIKSQKSTITAQSGKQYKLTTTNQDLSVPYIYGIKTGFTDKAGQCLIFEPMSEALLLWPQRSAVRTGQDSAFGLNGRLTFWQQKVKPKLPAWTQFSSIQMALTSGSCGTRPDGAVGAQTVLEHRVSKLSSLADCFNARISSMTADLATAGRVAQ; from the coding sequence GTGTTTGTTGTTAGTTGGTTGGTGTTGCTACTGATAGTTGTGCAGGTTCAAATTAGCCCCAACGGGCTGATAGCTAAAGCTCAAGATTGGTTGACCTCGCTGTCTTCGGCTGGCAAGCTTAACTACAGCCAAGTTTTTGAGGCCGCTAAATACCAGCCCATGCCTGAGCGCAAAGCCAGTGCTACCGATCCAGCCGTTGCCGCCAAGGCCGCCCTTGTTTACGATGTAGGTAGTGGCAAATATCTGTACCAAAAAAACGACAACGCCAAGCTGCCCATGGCTTCGCTAACCAAGCTTATGACCGCACTGGTAATAATGCAATCGCACAAACCAGATGATGTAGTTACAATTCCAGACGGCTTACCAGCTCTGGGCGCGGCTGATGAGGCTCTAGGGTTTCAGCCGGGCGAGAAGTTTACAGTTGAGCAGATGTTACAAGCGCTGCTAATCCAATCAGCCAACGACAGCGCCAATGCTTTGGCTGTCTGGGATGCTGGCTCGATCGAGGGTTTTACGGCCAAAATGAACCAGTCAGCCAAAGCCTGGGACTTAGAAAATAGTCAGTTTAATAGCGTTAGCGGTCTAGACACGCCCAACCACTATGCCTCAGCCAAAGATCTGCAAAAGCTAAGCAGTATACTTTTGAATAGCAAGATGTTTCGCGATACTATAAAGTCCCAAAAAAGTACAATCACCGCTCAGAGTGGCAAACAGTACAAACTAACCACTACCAATCAAGACCTGAGCGTGCCCTATATATATGGTATTAAAACGGGGTTTACAGACAAGGCCGGGCAGTGTTTGATCTTTGAGCCTATGTCGGAGGCTTTGCTTCTTTGGCCACAAAGAAGTGCTGTCCGCACAGGACAAGACTCAGCTTTCGGCCTGAACGGCCGACTTACTTTTTGGCAGCAAAAAGTTAAGCCAAAACTGCCGGCATGGACACAATTCAGCAGCATTCAGATGGCTTTAACTTCGGGTTCTTGTGGAACTCGCCCCGACGGTGCCGTCGGGGCTCAAACAGTCCTCGAACACCGAGTATCAAAGCTATCTTCACTTGCTGATTGCTTTAATGCCAGAATAAGCTCAATGACGGCTGATCTTGCAACGGCTGGGAGGGTTGCACAATGA
- a CDS encoding rRNA pseudouridine synthase, whose protein sequence is MSEPEKIRLNKRLVQLGFVNSRRAGDELISSGKVRVGGKTINNLATTVTSNNIVSVTGRGAKFHDSGLVVALNKPVGYICSHAQQGDSPTIFSLLPRNFAHLKIAGRLDKDSSGLVILSSDGDLVQKLSHPSTQKPKEYVVGLDKPLAAGDQKRLVMGVKLNDGISKFDSLSKITSTRWRLSLHEGRNRQIRRTLADLGYTVKVLERVSLGGLSLSNLGTGKHKIIKPNEVL, encoded by the coding sequence TTGAGCGAGCCAGAAAAAATTCGACTTAATAAGCGCTTGGTGCAACTAGGTTTTGTAAACTCCCGGCGGGCTGGCGATGAGTTAATTAGCTCTGGCAAGGTTCGAGTTGGCGGCAAAACCATCAATAACCTAGCCACCACCGTAACTAGCAATAATATTGTTTCTGTAACTGGCCGTGGGGCCAAGTTTCACGATAGTGGTTTAGTTGTGGCTCTCAATAAGCCGGTTGGTTATATTTGCTCGCACGCCCAACAGGGCGATAGTCCAACTATTTTTAGCCTGCTGCCTCGGAATTTTGCGCACCTTAAGATCGCCGGTCGTCTCGACAAAGATAGCTCTGGCTTGGTGATTTTAAGCTCCGATGGAGACTTGGTGCAAAAGCTTAGCCACCCCTCAACCCAAAAGCCCAAGGAATATGTAGTAGGCCTCGATAAGCCACTGGCGGCCGGTGACCAAAAAAGGCTAGTTATGGGTGTTAAGCTCAATGACGGAATTAGCAAGTTTGATAGTTTGAGCAAAATCACCTCTACGCGCTGGCGGCTTAGCCTGCATGAGGGTCGTAATCGCCAAATCCGCCGCACCTTAGCCGACCTGGGTTACACCGTAAAGGTTCTGGAGCGAGTGTCTTTGGGGGGGTTGAGCTTGAGTAATTTGGGCACAGGGAAACACAAAATTATTAAGCCCAATGAGGTTTTGTAG
- the aspS gene encoding aspartate--tRNA(Asn) ligase codes for MRTLTSELAKAVGKSVMIEGWLHKKRLLGGLNFISLRDRGGLVQIVVEQKDEVEKLRSLQIGTVLKIEGKVVKEERAQGGVEIHDPRIEVLVPVTAEPLIEIDKPISHKPEHLDTLFEHRALSLRNLQEQAIFKARSHINQLLREYLTNNDFVEIQTPKLVAGSAEGGAEVFKLDYFGQEATLAQSPQLYKQMMVGVFERVFEIGQAYRAEPSATTRHMSEVTMLDVEVGFIDSYKDVLDLAQDLVRDTLEKLYKEQAELLKKLNSPELKLTREFPRYTVAQVHEMYSKANNENTVGEKDLRPDEERWICEYAKKNDGCEAVFVTDLPKEAMKFYHMENPENDKTALSSDLLFRGVEIATVPQREHRHEKLVEQITAAGIDPKHPGFRHYLSAFEFGLPPHGGFGFGIDRFVQLTLGLKNVKEATLFPRDINRLTP; via the coding sequence ATGAGAACTCTAACAAGTGAACTTGCCAAAGCTGTTGGCAAGTCGGTGATGATAGAGGGTTGGTTGCATAAAAAGCGTTTGCTTGGCGGCCTTAATTTTATTAGTTTACGCGACCGTGGCGGCTTAGTTCAGATTGTGGTCGAACAAAAAGACGAAGTTGAAAAGCTGCGCAGCCTACAAATCGGCACGGTTTTGAAAATTGAAGGTAAAGTTGTAAAAGAAGAGCGAGCACAGGGCGGTGTAGAGATCCACGACCCTAGAATCGAAGTGTTGGTTCCGGTAACTGCCGAACCATTAATTGAAATTGACAAGCCCATTAGCCACAAGCCAGAGCATTTAGACACTCTATTTGAACACCGGGCACTGAGCTTACGCAACTTACAAGAACAGGCTATTTTTAAGGCTCGTTCACATATCAATCAACTCTTACGTGAATACCTGACCAACAATGACTTTGTCGAGATCCAAACACCCAAGCTAGTGGCAGGATCGGCCGAAGGTGGCGCCGAGGTATTTAAGCTAGACTACTTTGGCCAGGAGGCTACTTTGGCTCAAAGTCCGCAGCTTTACAAGCAAATGATGGTTGGTGTGTTTGAGCGAGTCTTTGAGATTGGTCAAGCCTATCGTGCCGAACCAAGTGCTACTACCCGACATATGAGCGAGGTTACAATGCTAGATGTTGAGGTTGGGTTTATAGACTCTTACAAAGATGTTCTGGATTTGGCTCAAGACCTAGTTCGTGATACACTCGAAAAGCTATACAAAGAACAGGCCGAACTTCTCAAAAAGTTAAATTCTCCTGAGCTAAAACTAACCAGGGAATTTCCTCGCTACACGGTAGCGCAGGTGCACGAAATGTACAGCAAGGCCAACAACGAAAATACTGTGGGCGAAAAAGATCTGCGCCCAGACGAAGAACGCTGGATCTGTGAATATGCCAAAAAGAACGATGGCTGTGAGGCAGTATTTGTAACCGATCTGCCAAAAGAGGCTATGAAGTTCTACCACATGGAAAATCCCGAAAATGACAAAACCGCCCTAAGCTCTGACCTGCTATTTAGAGGTGTCGAGATTGCAACCGTACCACAGCGAGAACATCGCCATGAAAAGCTCGTGGAACAGATCACGGCTGCTGGCATAGATCCCAAGCATCCTGGGTTTAGACATTATCTGAGCGCATTTGAATTTGGATTGCCACCGCATGGTGGGTTTGGTTTTGGCATAGACCGTTTTGTCCAGTTAACACTGGGTCTCAAGAACGTCAAAGAAGCCACCCTGTTCCCGCGCGATATTAATCGTTTGACTCCCTAG
- a CDS encoding response regulator codes for MAKILIVEDDISLRDVYSARLQAEGYTIVTASNGEEALAVAVKERPDLVLLDIMMPRISGFDVLDIIRTTPEIAHTRVIMMTALSSPEDRERGEKLGVDQYLVKSQVTLEDVVAAIKRILSGPADTQTKTEPVVGGKDEKKPEEPAAPAS; via the coding sequence ATGGCAAAAATCCTAATCGTAGAAGACGACATTAGCTTGCGCGACGTCTATTCGGCTCGTTTACAAGCCGAGGGCTACACAATTGTAACTGCTAGCAATGGCGAAGAGGCCTTAGCTGTAGCCGTAAAAGAGCGCCCCGACCTTGTACTACTAGACATTATGATGCCGCGAATTTCTGGTTTCGATGTATTAGACATTATTCGTACCACACCCGAGATTGCCCACACCCGAGTAATTATGATGACCGCCTTAAGCTCGCCCGAGGATCGCGAACGTGGTGAAAAGCTGGGTGTTGATCAATACTTAGTAAAATCTCAAGTTACACTCGAAGACGTGGTAGCCGCCATTAAGCGCATACTATCGGGCCCAGCCGATACTCAAACCAAGACCGAGCCAGTTGTGGGCGGTAAAGACGAAAAGAAGCCCGAAGAGCCCGCCGCACCGGCTAGCTAA
- a CDS encoding PAS domain-containing protein, protein MQTLTKYKSLQAFVINIASVSNAVALAFFMIATASGYKLPGGAWMVYLISPIALVGLIYNFFVFNRVNGRLPYMATYFALVFILLQFFVVIVFTGGFNSQYYAAWLLLLTISCCLSIRAFYINAAIALGSFVMLTFLMVPQGQGWSFNFVALALNGLAVFFGALLALAFQNFKQAAQTADRITNQLDSTKFSEKLMLASIADAVVGVDNKRKIVLFNSAAEDMTGWDAQSANDIFYTNVLKLKDANGNDVTNANDPFLQVFEQKSTLTTDSFHILDKEHNKISLSLSIAPTVDVNNEISGAIAVLHDISEQKAVQRERNEFVSTASHEMRTPVAAIEGYISMANNSNLATIDDRAHSYLEKAHQSALHLGKLFQDLLSVTKIEDQRLNDTRQVFNLSDLVTQVANEMEMVARKKNLQLFTHIGGSSNHHETVIAPVYNVRADAERIREVLTNLVDNAIKYTASGSVDIELDGNRNFVTVKVRDTGMGIGLEDQKHMFEKFYRVNNSMTREIGGTGLGLYIARSLIELYGGQIKVESKPGAGSSFIFSLPLVKNA, encoded by the coding sequence GTGCAAACCCTAACAAAATATAAATCTCTTCAGGCTTTTGTAATAAATATTGCCAGCGTTAGCAACGCTGTAGCTTTGGCATTTTTTATGATCGCAACGGCTAGCGGCTATAAGTTGCCCGGAGGGGCCTGGATGGTGTATTTAATTAGCCCAATTGCGCTGGTTGGGCTAATCTATAACTTTTTTGTTTTTAATAGAGTAAACGGTCGTTTGCCCTACATGGCAACTTACTTTGCGCTGGTTTTTATTTTGCTGCAATTCTTTGTAGTTATAGTGTTCACTGGCGGCTTTAACTCTCAGTACTATGCAGCCTGGTTGCTACTTCTAACGATTTCGTGTTGTCTGAGCATTCGAGCTTTTTACATAAATGCTGCGATTGCGCTCGGTAGCTTTGTAATGCTAACTTTTTTGATGGTGCCGCAGGGGCAGGGCTGGAGTTTTAACTTTGTAGCTTTGGCTCTAAATGGGCTAGCCGTGTTTTTTGGAGCTTTGCTAGCCTTGGCTTTTCAGAACTTTAAACAGGCTGCTCAAACAGCTGATCGCATAACCAACCAGCTTGATAGCACTAAGTTTTCCGAAAAGCTAATGCTGGCCTCAATTGCCGATGCTGTGGTGGGCGTCGACAACAAGCGCAAGATTGTTCTATTTAACTCAGCTGCCGAAGACATGACTGGCTGGGATGCTCAAAGTGCCAACGACATATTCTACACCAACGTGCTCAAGCTCAAAGACGCCAATGGCAACGACGTAACCAACGCCAACGATCCATTCTTGCAGGTGTTTGAGCAAAAAAGCACGCTGACCACCGATTCATTTCATATACTAGATAAGGAGCACAACAAAATATCGCTGTCACTGTCGATTGCGCCCACGGTCGATGTTAATAACGAAATCTCAGGTGCTATTGCGGTGCTGCACGACATCTCCGAACAAAAGGCGGTACAGCGCGAGCGCAACGAGTTTGTGAGTACGGCTAGTCACGAAATGCGCACCCCAGTAGCCGCAATTGAGGGCTATATATCTATGGCCAACAATTCCAACCTTGCTACCATCGACGATCGGGCCCATAGCTATCTCGAGAAGGCTCACCAGTCAGCTTTACACCTTGGTAAGCTGTTCCAAGACTTATTGAGTGTTACCAAGATCGAAGATCAGCGACTTAACGACACCAGGCAGGTGTTTAATCTGAGTGATTTAGTAACCCAAGTTGCCAACGAAATGGAAATGGTGGCTCGCAAAAAAAACTTACAGCTATTTACGCACATTGGCGGTAGCTCTAACCACCACGAAACGGTTATTGCACCAGTCTATAACGTGCGGGCCGATGCCGAACGAATTCGTGAGGTTCTTACTAATCTAGTCGATAACGCTATTAAATATACCGCCTCTGGCAGTGTCGATATTGAGCTCGACGGTAATCGCAACTTTGTAACCGTGAAGGTACGGGACACCGGCATGGGTATTGGCTTAGAAGACCAAAAGCATATGTTTGAGAAGTTTTACCGAGTAAACAACAGCATGACGCGCGAGATCGGCGGCACCGGCCTAGGCCTATATATTGCCCGTAGCTTAATAGAGCTTTATGGTGGCCAGATTAAGGTTGAGAGTAAACCGGGGGCGGGGTCGAGCTTTATATTTAGTTTGCCACTCGTTAAGAACGCCTAA
- a CDS encoding YdcF family protein, with translation MSPNQHTKRKSHLGLPAGNEIMHISNAEEKREPVQKSKHFVDFRTIKNVYNHFDLDTAIFDKPGLEAKNILDSGGELNSKLVGLILNAQLSTAEIGLLQSCYSYLSEQDEPKAADYIYVFGARTPLRVEKAVELYREKLAPKVIFSGRGPFYGKSEDTTEAEQYAAIALKSGVPESDIIIEDGSITIPDNVRRTLNMMDAKDMTYDSFIVVNSPYTQRRGWCVWKKHTAANVQIHRINSRTKPEFSSEGWYKNQNGLLLVLGEFIKLRNTIAFNDA, from the coding sequence ATGTCACCCAATCAACACACTAAAAGGAAATCGCATCTTGGACTGCCGGCTGGCAATGAGATAATGCACATTTCTAATGCCGAAGAAAAGCGAGAGCCGGTTCAGAAAAGTAAACATTTTGTGGACTTCAGAACAATTAAGAATGTCTACAATCATTTTGACTTAGACACGGCAATCTTCGACAAGCCAGGCTTAGAGGCAAAGAACATATTAGACTCTGGGGGCGAGCTAAATAGCAAGTTAGTAGGGCTCATACTAAATGCCCAACTAAGCACGGCAGAGATTGGATTATTGCAAAGCTGTTACAGCTATTTATCTGAACAAGATGAGCCAAAAGCAGCCGATTATATATATGTGTTTGGGGCACGCACTCCGCTGCGAGTAGAAAAGGCGGTCGAACTCTACCGGGAAAAACTAGCGCCAAAGGTAATATTTAGTGGCCGCGGGCCATTCTATGGCAAATCTGAAGATACAACCGAAGCCGAGCAATATGCGGCCATAGCGCTAAAGTCTGGAGTGCCAGAGTCAGATATTATCATTGAAGACGGGTCAATAACCATACCCGACAACGTTCGACGAACGCTCAATATGATGGATGCCAAGGACATGACTTACGATTCTTTCATTGTTGTTAATTCACCATACACGCAACGACGAGGCTGGTGTGTATGGAAAAAACACACCGCAGCCAACGTGCAGATTCACCGAATAAATAGTCGTACCAAGCCTGAGTTTAGTAGTGAAGGATGGTACAAGAATCAAAATGGCTTGTTGCTAGTGCTTGGTGAGTTTATAAAACTCCGCAACACCATAGCCTTTAACGATGCCTAA
- a CDS encoding FAD-dependent oxidoreductase: MKLIFIKREKIATDAWANHFEKPAGFDYQPGQFIEVVLKHPNEDDRGEKRWFTLSSSPTEPDLVIRTRFVQSRRSSFKAALYHLEPGDSMEFTGPDGDFVLPKPKSEKLVWVAGGIGITPFRSQLKYMLDTNDLDRKIILFYGNRTEQDNIVDDLLKEVSAKMPKFKLVEVLSESPPAGWQGEHGYIDPALIKKYVQDLNNFDYYVSGPEPMVDALKDKLTGVGIAEDQIHGDWFPGYTDKF; the protein is encoded by the coding sequence ATGAAGTTAATATTTATCAAACGTGAAAAGATTGCAACCGACGCTTGGGCTAACCATTTCGAAAAACCCGCCGGGTTCGACTACCAACCAGGCCAGTTTATAGAGGTAGTTTTAAAGCACCCAAACGAAGATGATAGGGGCGAAAAACGTTGGTTTACTCTAAGCAGCTCTCCAACCGAGCCGGATCTAGTAATTCGCACCCGGTTCGTGCAAAGCAGGCGCTCTAGCTTTAAAGCTGCCTTGTACCATCTTGAGCCTGGCGATAGCATGGAGTTCACTGGGCCCGACGGTGATTTTGTGCTACCCAAACCCAAATCGGAAAAACTGGTATGGGTGGCGGGCGGTATTGGCATAACACCATTTCGGTCGCAGCTTAAATACATGCTCGATACAAACGATTTGGACCGAAAAATCATTTTATTTTATGGCAACCGCACCGAGCAAGACAATATCGTGGACGACCTGCTAAAAGAGGTAAGTGCTAAAATGCCGAAATTCAAACTTGTAGAGGTATTGAGCGAAAGCCCGCCGGCCGGCTGGCAAGGCGAGCACGGCTATATTGACCCAGCACTAATTAAGAAGTACGTTCAAGATTTAAACAATTTTGATTATTATGTGTCTGGCCCCGAGCCCATGGTCGATGCCCTAAAAGACAAATTAACCGGGGTGGGCATTGCCGAAGATCAAATCCATGGTGACTGGTTCCCAGGCTACACCGACAAGTTCTAA
- a CDS encoding GTP-binding protein, whose amino-acid sequence MSEKLIQYKKIPITVLTGFLGAGKTTLLNYILQHNQGMNIGVVVNDFGDINIDSELIKSKTDKRLELTSGCICCSLQTLDLQDAIEQFTYANSGIDYIIIEASGLAEPRDLAMTLRHTLGQRVRLDSIVAVLDAENLEDKAKEHNIARDQILFSDFVIINKIDLVKPAKVKEIRQLVEMFNPKARIVETTKGEVDVRLLLDQDLYKTKEIKHPNEGGHEHDHSDHIHHKYSHFSFTSDKPLHPMKFQEFINRKLPTQVYRAKGFVDFGSKGHQRKYIFQLVGVRPELVWENWLKTEQPKTRLVFIGQDVNEKKIRADLEACIDPEPSKKLEGDIELRLPKKADL is encoded by the coding sequence ATGAGCGAGAAACTAATTCAATACAAAAAGATTCCCATTACTGTTCTAACCGGGTTTTTGGGGGCTGGCAAAACCACCCTGCTCAACTACATTCTGCAGCATAACCAGGGTATGAACATTGGCGTGGTGGTAAACGACTTTGGCGATATTAACATTGATAGCGAACTTATTAAGTCTAAAACCGACAAGCGCTTAGAGCTCACCAGTGGCTGCATTTGCTGTAGCTTACAAACTCTCGATCTGCAAGACGCCATAGAGCAATTTACCTATGCCAATTCGGGCATCGACTACATTATTATTGAGGCCTCGGGCTTAGCTGAGCCGCGCGACTTGGCCATGACGCTACGACACACCCTTGGCCAAAGGGTCCGTCTCGATAGCATTGTAGCTGTTTTAGATGCCGAAAACCTCGAAGACAAAGCTAAAGAACACAACATTGCTCGCGATCAAATCTTATTTAGCGATTTTGTGATTATCAACAAGATCGACTTAGTTAAGCCAGCTAAGGTTAAAGAAATCCGCCAGCTAGTGGAGATGTTTAATCCAAAGGCTCGCATAGTTGAAACCACCAAGGGCGAGGTCGATGTGCGCCTGCTGCTCGACCAAGATCTGTACAAAACCAAGGAAATTAAGCATCCAAATGAAGGTGGTCACGAGCATGATCATAGCGATCACATTCACCACAAATACTCTCACTTCTCTTTTACATCCGATAAACCGCTCCACCCTATGAAGTTTCAGGAGTTTATTAATCGCAAGTTGCCAACTCAAGTTTATCGAGCCAAAGGTTTTGTGGATTTTGGTAGCAAAGGCCACCAGCGCAAATACATTTTTCAGCTGGTGGGTGTGCGGCCGGAGCTGGTTTGGGAAAACTGGCTTAAAACCGAGCAGCCAAAAACTCGACTGGTGTTTATTGGCCAAGATGTGAACGAAAAAAAGATCCGCGCCGATCTAGAAGCTTGTATCGATCCCGAACCCAGCAAAAAACTCGAAGGTGACATTGAACTACGCTTGCCCAAGAAGGCTGATTTATAA
- a CDS encoding NUDIX domain-containing protein, with translation MKEKITYQGRIIEVVEFDGGNGKTFEKARRAPGSRLIIVSAEGQILITKEHRHELEQVDLRLPGGKVYDTLTEYNEALKDKTDIAESAKAGAIKEAAEETGLTIKNPELITVATAGATVDWDLYYFIVREYRELPTGQQLEHGEDIEVTWMSPKQIRLAIAGGQMQEWRSVGVLLGKVLPELEG, from the coding sequence ATGAAAGAAAAAATTACCTATCAAGGCCGGATTATCGAAGTTGTAGAGTTCGATGGCGGTAATGGCAAGACATTCGAAAAAGCCCGCCGAGCCCCGGGCTCACGACTGATTATTGTGTCGGCCGAAGGTCAGATCTTAATTACCAAAGAACACCGGCACGAACTTGAGCAAGTTGATCTTCGTTTGCCGGGCGGCAAGGTCTATGATACTTTGACGGAATACAACGAAGCGCTTAAGGATAAGACTGATATTGCTGAGTCTGCTAAGGCCGGTGCCATCAAAGAAGCTGCCGAAGAAACTGGCTTGACTATCAAAAACCCAGAACTTATTACCGTTGCTACCGCCGGCGCGACTGTCGATTGGGACTTGTACTATTTTATTGTTCGAGAGTATCGAGAACTGCCCACCGGCCAACAGCTCGAGCATGGCGAAGACATCGAAGTTACTTGGATGAGCCCAAAGCAAATCCGCCTAGCGATTGCAGGCGGTCAAATGCAAGAATGGCGCAGCGTGGGCGTGCTTTTGGGCAAAGTTTTGCCCGAACTCGAGGGTTAA
- a CDS encoding cupredoxin domain-containing protein, protein MKKGSALIIVIIVVAALLLGAVLFYVLNNKNRTQAPQGQTNSLATNQPASTSDNGNQTNTNTVTIADMAFSPNSLTVKKGTTVTWTNNDSVVHTVTATDNSFESGNLASGKSFSRTFNTVGTFSYKCTLHPSMTGTVTVTE, encoded by the coding sequence ATGAAAAAAGGATCGGCTCTAATTATAGTCATTATTGTTGTGGCCGCCTTGTTGTTAGGTGCGGTTTTGTTTTATGTGTTAAACAACAAGAATCGAACCCAAGCCCCCCAAGGTCAAACCAATAGCCTGGCAACCAATCAGCCAGCTTCGACTTCGGATAACGGTAATCAAACCAATACCAATACAGTCACCATAGCCGATATGGCCTTTAGCCCGAATAGCCTAACGGTCAAAAAGGGCACAACCGTAACTTGGACCAACAACGACAGCGTGGTTCACACCGTAACTGCTACCGACAACTCATTTGAGTCTGGCAACCTAGCTAGCGGCAAAAGTTTTAGCCGTACTTTTAATACAGTTGGCACATTTAGCTATAAATGCACACTGCACCCCAGCATGACCGGTACTGTTACGGTTACAGAATAG